The following coding sequences lie in one Ostrea edulis chromosome 8, xbOstEdul1.1, whole genome shotgun sequence genomic window:
- the LOC125661401 gene encoding toll-like receptor 4, with amino-acid sequence MVDHFSVGLMVVILPALLGVESIKCSSETKCTCHGYKGKLFANCSNLKLTSAPSFNDDVIGINLANNEISLFPPNLSKDIDYVDVSKNRLQTIDKSSLSNNIALRYLTLSENNLHSIESGFLTNLPHLQHLDISGNQELTLEVLANISRDLRNSSSIRILNFENLQCTYGITFIIRKYHTSYLKHTHLEELNLASNRINSFELGVLTELPSSLKYLNLANNKLGFGLYIAEFGVLMNVVHLNVSFQSSFHQIYTKQFLFTCNDTRTVCRPTTEDHNQASVSTPSLVSLTRGPVNVTVYLPPKLRRFYFHDNLYKMALQDFVFTSTNKTVLTHIYMQNNIIYNLTGPIKGLESVNYADLSNNFCTTVSHKFFKYFKGLSYLDLSHNALGGSLENDKKGEIFQTLQILTSLNISHNRIVRLPNTIFRNLFLLETLNLSYNSLSEFQIPVQHMTRLAHLDLSNNQLSFLSEDIRNALDSVSEKKDITVNLFGNRFRCDCEDLQFIKWMHDSTRINFLHFSNYSCALLNSSQHSVEVPFTNIEYILQHLEKRCYSYTSVILLMTSLIIVVMTTVLSRIVYRYRWKLRFMYYVAREKYRDKVKRVDVIGESSYYFDAFVSYADKDRRFVIDLVKRLEEEYKLKLCIHHRDFIPGTAIADNISNAIHYSRRTVCVITSHFIESYWCMFELNMARMEAIYSRNGENVLFLVVLENSAMNKLPRSFMDLVESKSYLEIPEGGDPDELTAFRSKLGDTLSSPDDDFRTLLSHPTVQD; translated from the coding sequence ATGGTGGATCATTTTTCGGTCGGGCTCATGGTTGTGATCCTTCCAGCATTGCTTGGAGTGGAAAGTATAAAGTGTTCATCAGAAACAAAATGCACATGTCATGGATATAAAGGAAAACTATTTGCAAATTGTTCAAATCTCAAACTGACCTCAGCTCCATCATTCAACGACGACGTCATCGGTATTAATCTCGCAAACAACGAAATTTCACTTTTCCCTCCAAATCTCTCTAAAGATATAGATTATGTAGATGTCTCGAAGAACAGGCTGCAAACCATTGATAAAAGTTCACTGTCCAATAACATTGCTTTAAGATATTTGACTCTTTCAGAAAACAATCTTCATTCGATTGAATCAGGTTTCTTAACAAACCTTCCTCATCTCCAGCATCTTGATATTTCCGGTAACCAAGAGTTGACGTTGGAGGTTTTGGCTAATATATCCAGAGATTTGCGGAACTCATCTTCGATACGGATTCTGAATTTCGAAAATTTACAGTGCACCTATGGAATTACTTTTATCATCAGAAAGTATCACACTTCTTATCTGAAACACACACACTTAGAAGAACTGAATTTAGCATCCAATCGCATAAACAGTTTCGAGCTTGGCGTCTTAACCGAATTACCGAGTTCTCTTAAATATCTAAATCTGGCCAATAACAAATTAGGCTTTGGACTTTATATTGCAGAATTCGGGGTGTTGATGAATGTAGTCCACCTTAATGTGAGTTTTCAATCTTCTTTCCATCAAATATACACCAAACAGTTTCTGTTCACCTGCAATGACACACGAACAGTCTGCAGACCTACTACAGAAGATCACAATCAAGCGTCGGTGTCGACTCCAAGCTTAGTGTCATTAACACGAGGTCCTGTGAATGTCACTGTCTACTTGCCACCGAAATTACGACGATTTTATTTCCATGACAACCTCTACAAGATGGCCCTTCAAGATTTTGTCTTTACATCAACCAATAAAACAGTACTAACACACATTTATATGCAgaataatattatttacaacCTTACTGGTCCAATTAAAGGCTTGGAAAGTGTAAATTATGCAGATCTTTCCAACAATTTCTGCACTACTGTTTCGCacaaatttttcaaatatttcaaaggtTTGTCTTATCTCGATTTATCCCATAATGCACTTGGAGGAAGTTTAGAGAATGACAAGaaaggagaaatatttcagaCACTCCAAATATTAACTTCGTTAAACATATCCCACAACCGAATTGTCCGCCTCCCCAACACAATTTTCCGCAATCTCTTTCTGCTGGAAACTCTCAATCTCAGTTACAATTCCTTGAGTGAGTTCCAGATTCCTGTACAACACATGACGCGGCTTGCACACCTGGACCTTTCTAACAACCAGTTATCGTTCTTGAGTGAGGACATAAGAAATGCCTTAGATTCTGTGTCAGAAAAGAAAGATATAACAGTGAATTTATTTGGTAACAGATTTAGATGTGATTGTGAAGACTTGCAATTCATTAAATGGATGCATGACTCGACGAGAATCAATTTCCTACATTTTAGTAATTATTCATGCGCATTATTGAATTCTTCCCAACATTCAGTTGAAGTTCCTTTCACAAATATAGAATATATCCTTCAGCATCTGGAGAAGAGATGTTATTCTTACACTTCTGTTATTTTGCTTATGACGTCATTGATAATCGTTGTCATGACAACAGTCCTTAGTCGCATTGTGTATCGATACAGATGGAAGCTCAGGTTCATGTATTACGTAGCAAGAGAAAAGTACAGAGATAAAGTGAAAAGAGTTGACGTCATAGGTGAAAGTTCATACTATTTTGATGCGTTTGTGTCCTATGCTGACAAAGACAGACGATTTGTTATTGATCTTGTAAAGCGTCTGGAAGAGGAATATAAGCTAAAACTGTGTATACATCATCGGGATTTCATTCCTGGAACAGCAATAGCCGATAACATTTCAAACGCGATTCATTACAGCAGACGAACTGTTTGTGTCATTACGTCCCACTTCATAGAGTCATACTGGTGCATGTTTGAACTCAACATGGCGCGTATGGAAGCGATTTATTCTCGTAATGGTGAAAACGTTTTATTTCTGGTGGTCTTGGAGAACAGTGCGATGAATAAACTTCCACGATCATTCATGGACCTTGTTGAATCAAAGTCATATCTTGAAATTCCGGAGGGTGGAGATCCTGATGAATTAACAGCATTTCGATCCAAACTTGGAGATACACTGAGTTCGCCTGATGATGACTTCAGAACATTGTTATCACATCCTACAGTACAAGACTAA